One segment of Sulfurirhabdus autotrophica DNA contains the following:
- a CDS encoding glycoside hydrolase family 15 protein: MLAARLKERNALKGVEVSDMISRAIGFISRTGPISQQDRWEEDAGINAFTLSICIAALVEGAEWLEPKARVFTLALADFWNAHIEDWTAVYDTDLARQIGVRGYYIRNAPTELENNPRALLDVLPIKNLALDPALPAAEQIGIDCLQLVRFGLRLADDPLMLDSLQVIDKLLKVDTPNGPSWHRYNCDGYGEHDDGAPFDGVGKGRAWPLLTGERGHYELAAGKDPLPYLEAMAAMSGMGGMIPEQVWDSTQIQSLGLYPGRPSGSAMPLVWAHAEYVKLLTSRQLGYPYDRPPATWRRYQGKRPVIQHAIWLAQDPIQEIAAGQTLLVSLFEPSIIHWGIDGWQSSQNTATLETAVGMHVAEIDTKGLHSGQRVDFTFQSADTGKWLGQDYLIGVK, from the coding sequence TTGCTCGCAGCTCGCTTAAAAGAGCGCAACGCGCTGAAAGGCGTTGAAGTTTCTGACATGATCTCTCGTGCCATCGGATTTATTTCGCGCACCGGGCCAATCAGCCAGCAGGATCGGTGGGAAGAAGATGCAGGGATAAACGCCTTTACTTTGTCCATATGTATCGCTGCCCTTGTCGAGGGGGCTGAATGGCTTGAACCCAAAGCACGCGTGTTCACCCTGGCGCTGGCGGATTTTTGGAATGCTCATATCGAGGACTGGACCGCAGTTTATGATACGGATCTTGCCCGTCAAATCGGTGTACGCGGCTATTACATCCGTAATGCACCGACCGAGCTTGAAAACAATCCCCGCGCACTACTCGATGTGCTGCCAATCAAAAATCTGGCCCTTGATCCGGCACTGCCCGCCGCAGAACAGATTGGCATCGATTGCCTGCAACTTGTTCGGTTCGGCTTACGCCTGGCCGACGACCCATTGATGCTTGATAGTCTTCAGGTCATCGACAAATTATTAAAAGTGGATACGCCGAACGGACCTTCCTGGCATCGCTATAATTGCGACGGCTATGGAGAGCATGATGACGGCGCACCCTTTGATGGCGTAGGGAAGGGCCGAGCCTGGCCGCTACTCACAGGCGAGCGTGGCCACTATGAACTTGCCGCCGGCAAAGATCCGCTTCCCTATCTGGAAGCTATGGCTGCCATGAGTGGTATGGGCGGTATGATCCCGGAGCAAGTATGGGACAGCACACAGATTCAATCACTAGGACTCTATCCGGGCCGCCCCAGTGGGTCTGCAATGCCACTCGTGTGGGCACACGCCGAATACGTTAAGCTGCTGACCTCCAGGCAACTGGGTTACCCCTATGACCGGCCGCCAGCAACCTGGCGGCGATACCAGGGAAAGCGTCCCGTTATTCAGCATGCCATCTGGTTAGCACAGGACCCTATTCAGGAAATTGCAGCTGGGCAAACACTGCTGGTTTCCTTGTTCGAACCGAGCATTATTCATTGGGGCATTGATGGATGGCAATCGAGTCAAAATACAGCAACACTAGAAACAGCCGTTGGGATGCATGTTGCCGAAATCGATACTAAAGGATTACATTCAGGGCAGCGTGTTGATTTCACGTTCCAGAGTGCAGATACAGGTAAGTGGTTGGGCCAAGACTACCTCATTGGAGTAAAATGA
- a CDS encoding PqiB family protein, whose amino-acid sequence MWLIPIVAALIGGWLAVKAVLDRGPTITISFSTAEGLEPEKTRVKYHSVDIGRVTNVAFSEDRTRVVATVILSKQAEPFLVADTRFWVVRPRVSGTQISGLNTLLSGAYIGMDVGSSGDSKRKFVGLDMPPIVTVDLPGQHFQLHSEDLGSLDIGSPVYFRRVQVGSIVNYELDKDGTGVQLHVFVKAPYDRYVKANTRFWQASGFDLALDANGIRLNTESAVSLLFGGVSFETPVESVSAPSAQGNTSFLLYSDRGKAMRLPDTAEETYRMVFDESVRGLSVGAPVDFRGVVIGEVTAIDVDFDAKNADVRVPVEVRLYPDRLRGKEKNGAVQRGSFMEKLVSRGLRAQLRSGSLLTGQLYVALDIFSEKPKVAMSKQAGRAEIPTVVSSVQELQSTLLRLARKLDNLPLESTVADARKSIKALESTLATTDRAIKRIDSDVTPQAAKTLADLSHTLARVDQGLDGLLADDAPIQRDVRETLREVSRAAEALRSLADYLERKPGAILRGRVEEPAK is encoded by the coding sequence GTGTGGCTGATACCCATAGTTGCTGCGCTCATTGGTGGCTGGCTTGCCGTGAAGGCGGTACTCGATCGTGGGCCGACTATCACAATCAGTTTTAGCACTGCGGAAGGATTAGAGCCTGAGAAGACGCGCGTTAAATATCACAGTGTGGATATTGGTCGTGTTACTAACGTGGCGTTTTCGGAAGACCGTACGCGGGTCGTTGCTACCGTGATACTCAGTAAACAGGCAGAGCCATTTCTGGTTGCAGATACCCGCTTCTGGGTTGTGCGGCCGCGAGTTAGCGGCACACAGATTTCCGGGTTGAATACGTTGTTGTCGGGAGCCTATATCGGTATGGATGTAGGCTCATCTGGTGATTCTAAGCGCAAGTTTGTCGGGCTCGATATGCCGCCGATTGTCACTGTTGACTTACCCGGACAACATTTTCAGCTACATTCTGAAGATCTCGGTTCGCTGGATATTGGTTCGCCGGTCTATTTTCGTCGCGTTCAGGTAGGTTCAATTGTTAACTATGAGCTAGATAAAGACGGGACAGGGGTGCAGTTGCATGTGTTTGTCAAAGCCCCTTATGATCGTTATGTCAAAGCCAATACCCGTTTTTGGCAAGCCAGTGGCTTTGATTTGGCTCTTGATGCTAATGGGATTCGCTTGAATACTGAATCTGCCGTTTCGCTACTGTTTGGTGGCGTATCCTTTGAGACACCTGTTGAATCAGTGTCGGCGCCATCGGCACAGGGAAATACCAGTTTCCTGCTTTATTCCGACCGTGGCAAAGCTATGCGCCTGCCAGATACTGCTGAGGAAACTTATCGTATGGTGTTCGACGAATCGGTTCGTGGTCTGTCAGTTGGGGCGCCTGTTGATTTCAGGGGGGTTGTAATAGGCGAGGTGACTGCCATCGACGTCGATTTTGATGCAAAAAATGCAGATGTTCGTGTACCCGTTGAAGTACGTCTTTATCCTGATCGATTGCGAGGCAAGGAAAAAAATGGTGCTGTTCAGCGAGGCTCCTTTATGGAAAAGCTTGTCTCACGGGGATTGCGCGCACAGTTGCGGAGCGGAAGCCTTCTTACAGGGCAGCTTTACGTAGCGCTTGATATTTTTTCTGAAAAACCTAAAGTGGCGATGAGCAAGCAGGCCGGCCGTGCAGAAATCCCGACGGTTGTTAGTAGCGTACAGGAATTGCAATCCACACTGTTGAGGCTCGCACGAAAATTGGATAATTTACCCCTTGAGTCAACAGTCGCTGACGCACGCAAATCGATAAAAGCCCTTGAAAGCACGCTTGCCACAACAGATCGCGCTATAAAAAGGATTGACAGTGATGTAACCCCGCAAGCAGCAAAAACATTGGCTGACCTGAGCCATACTTTGGCGCGTGTTGATCAAGGGCTTGATGGCTTGCTTGCGGACGATGCGCCCATACAGCGTGACGTGCGTGAGACGCTGAGAGAGGTTTCGCGTGCCGCCGAAGCTTTGCGCAGCCTTGCAGACTATCTTGAGCGCAAACCCGGTGCGATTTTACGCGGGCGTGTAGAGGAGCCTGCGAAATGA
- a CDS encoding YkgJ family cysteine cluster protein: protein MTSNIHKIRFFRERIPSFECVPGCHDCCGPVTTSAEEMARLPAKSDAEHEAALAEWSCPHLGDKGCQVYAERPLICRLFGTTPRLPCPNGKRPEVMIDPRIEQQIHRFFAETRQVLV from the coding sequence ATGACCAGTAACATTCACAAAATCCGTTTTTTCCGAGAGCGAATTCCATCATTTGAGTGCGTACCCGGATGTCACGACTGCTGTGGGCCGGTGACCACCTCTGCTGAGGAGATGGCAAGACTGCCAGCCAAAAGCGATGCGGAACATGAGGCTGCGCTTGCTGAATGGAGTTGCCCCCACCTTGGTGACAAGGGATGCCAAGTTTATGCAGAGCGTCCGCTGATTTGCCGACTGTTCGGAACGACGCCACGACTTCCCTGTCCGAATGGCAAGCGCCCGGAGGTGATGATCGATCCACGAATAGAGCAGCAGATCCACCGTTTTTTTGCGGAAACACGCCAAGTGCTTGTTTGA
- a CDS encoding DUF58 domain-containing protein has translation MILPDLTELVAMRGAAHGLSLHTHRPALAMLHGGHRSAQRGRGLDFEEVRRYAPGDDARTIDWRVTARRGQLYTKLFREERERPVWLVADLHSGLFFGSRYQLKSALLLRTASMLAWVAALGGDRLGALITNNQSLPQIFPPRAREAGVLPVLEALVEAQPKMPGAPDEKGLNLALASLRPLLQPGSLVMILSDFSGLNDLTEASLAGIAFHNDCRLLWLTDPLESSGLPTGKYRVGLPGQLWWMNGEQSRTAWQEKWAARETRLDQIARRLNLPLIRLDTQNPVTETLPPLLRESTW, from the coding sequence ATGATTCTCCCTGATCTGACGGAACTGGTTGCCATGCGCGGTGCCGCGCATGGCCTCAGCTTACACACCCACCGGCCCGCCTTGGCAATGTTACACGGGGGACACCGCAGCGCCCAGCGAGGTCGAGGTCTGGATTTCGAAGAAGTGCGACGCTATGCTCCCGGAGACGATGCCCGCACCATCGACTGGCGAGTCACTGCCCGACGCGGTCAGCTCTATACAAAACTGTTCAGAGAAGAACGAGAACGGCCTGTCTGGTTGGTGGCAGATCTGCACTCTGGCCTTTTTTTCGGCAGTCGCTATCAGTTGAAATCAGCTCTGTTGTTACGCACGGCAAGTATGCTGGCCTGGGTTGCCGCCCTCGGCGGTGACCGCCTGGGAGCATTGATCACCAACAATCAGTCATTACCCCAGATCTTTCCGCCTCGCGCCAGAGAAGCCGGCGTACTGCCCGTGCTGGAAGCACTGGTAGAGGCCCAACCAAAGATGCCTGGCGCACCTGATGAAAAAGGGCTTAACCTGGCTCTGGCTTCCTTGCGCCCTCTTCTCCAGCCTGGCAGTCTGGTGATGATTTTAAGCGATTTCAGCGGACTGAATGACCTTACTGAAGCCAGCTTGGCAGGTATAGCATTTCACAATGACTGTCGACTGTTGTGGCTGACCGATCCGTTAGAAAGTTCTGGCTTACCCACTGGGAAATATCGGGTTGGCCTGCCTGGTCAGCTTTGGTGGATGAATGGCGAGCAAAGTCGTACCGCCTGGCAAGAAAAGTGGGCCGCACGAGAAACGCGTTTAGACCAGATTGCTCGCCGCCTCAACCTCCCGCTCATTCGGCTTGATACCCAAAACCCTGTTACTGAAACCCTCCCACCGCTGCTCCGGGAATCAACATGGTAG
- the zwf gene encoding glucose-6-phosphate dehydrogenase has translation MKSTSTPSDTQFVLFGAGGDLSWRLVVPALFNLFLDGNLPKRFQLLAVDRLDTNNADLAEHYFKGITENSRRGEPPPDSWETFTSMIHPIMLDATDAEGFKKLAQALDSKESEWDCKAERVFYLATPPSLFEPIAIGLGAVGLAQDREHVRLVVEKPLGNDLASFHQINDVLCRIFEERQLFRIDHFLGKETVQNILAMRFANPIFEPIWNRRYVDHVVITVAETLGVEKRGSFYEHAGALRDMVQNHLLQLLCLVAMEPPVAYDATDIRNKKVDVLHALRPIPHDEVDAFAARGQYAEGCIHGEKRPAYRNEPNVDLHSNTETYAALKLYVDNWRWQDVPFYLRTGKRMAADVSEISIRFRDVPHRAFPASAGLNTQPTRLVIQLNPEQGIVLKFMAKEPGSQLRLSPFDMRFSYKEAFQVETPAAYETLLWDVMVGDATLFMRADQVEAAWEMVMPIIDAWAKNTAADFPNYSAGSWGPESADMLVARDEHSWLTPTLTND, from the coding sequence ATGAAATCGACGTCTACCCCAAGTGATACCCAGTTTGTTCTATTCGGTGCCGGTGGCGACCTATCCTGGCGCCTGGTGGTTCCTGCTCTTTTTAACCTTTTTCTTGATGGAAATCTGCCAAAACGATTTCAGCTACTGGCCGTGGATCGTTTGGACACCAACAACGCTGACCTCGCCGAGCACTACTTTAAAGGCATCACGGAGAATTCGCGTCGGGGAGAGCCGCCTCCTGATTCTTGGGAAACTTTCACCAGTATGATCCACCCCATCATGCTCGATGCGACCGACGCAGAAGGTTTCAAGAAACTGGCCCAAGCGTTGGACTCGAAAGAATCTGAATGGGATTGCAAGGCAGAGCGGGTTTTTTATCTGGCTACACCCCCTTCACTGTTCGAGCCCATTGCGATTGGTCTCGGTGCAGTTGGCCTGGCGCAGGATCGCGAGCATGTGCGCCTGGTGGTCGAAAAGCCACTCGGGAACGACTTGGCATCCTTCCACCAAATCAACGATGTGTTGTGCCGAATTTTTGAAGAACGACAACTTTTCCGTATTGATCATTTTCTCGGCAAAGAAACAGTGCAAAACATTCTGGCCATGCGTTTCGCGAACCCGATCTTTGAGCCAATATGGAACCGACGCTATGTGGACCATGTTGTTATCACCGTTGCCGAAACCTTGGGCGTTGAAAAGCGCGGCAGTTTCTATGAACATGCCGGAGCATTGCGCGACATGGTGCAAAATCATTTGCTGCAATTGCTGTGTCTTGTCGCCATGGAACCTCCCGTGGCCTACGATGCAACTGACATCCGGAACAAAAAGGTTGATGTACTGCATGCTTTGCGTCCCATTCCACACGATGAGGTGGATGCCTTTGCTGCACGTGGTCAGTATGCCGAGGGATGTATCCATGGTGAGAAGCGCCCGGCTTATCGCAACGAGCCCAATGTTGACCTACATTCAAATACCGAAACCTATGCTGCGCTCAAACTCTATGTTGACAACTGGCGTTGGCAGGACGTGCCATTCTATTTACGAACCGGCAAAAGGATGGCGGCCGATGTTTCAGAAATCTCTATTCGTTTTCGCGATGTGCCGCACCGCGCTTTTCCCGCTTCAGCTGGTCTGAATACCCAACCAACACGGCTTGTCATACAGCTCAATCCGGAGCAAGGTATCGTGCTCAAATTTATGGCCAAAGAGCCTGGCTCGCAATTACGGCTAAGCCCCTTCGATATGCGCTTCAGCTATAAGGAAGCCTTCCAGGTTGAAACACCAGCCGCTTATGAAACGTTATTATGGGATGTCATGGTTGGTGATGCCACCTTGTTCATGCGTGCCGATCAGGTAGAAGCTGCGTGGGAAATGGTGATGCCGATTATCGATGCATGGGCAAAAAATACTGCGGCGGATTTTCCCAATTATTCTGCCGGATCGTGGGGGCCAGAATCGGCCGACATGTTAGTGGCTCGCGACGAACACAGTTGGCTGACGCCGACCCTTACGAATGACTAA
- a CDS encoding paraquat-inducible protein A, producing MNPAPITARIGLLACEVCRLVSRAPSTGDVAHCPRCGAALHTRKPASLVRTWAFLIAAMILYVPANVLPIMDTSSLFGTQNDTILSGIAFLWTSGSYVLAMVVFFASVLVPLLKMIALAILAGSVQMGSVRYRRTRTRLYRLIEFAGRWSMLDIYVVTILVALVQVSTLASIHAGPGAAAFGAVVVLTMFSATSFDPRLIWDTQEEAS from the coding sequence TTGAATCCAGCACCCATTACAGCCCGGATAGGGTTGCTGGCTTGTGAAGTTTGCAGGCTGGTAAGTCGCGCGCCATCTACAGGTGATGTAGCTCACTGTCCACGCTGCGGAGCGGCGCTGCATACGAGAAAGCCTGCAAGTCTGGTTCGAACATGGGCATTTCTAATCGCAGCGATGATTCTGTATGTACCAGCCAATGTTCTGCCGATTATGGACACAAGTTCGCTATTCGGGACGCAGAACGATACTATTCTTTCTGGCATTGCATTTCTTTGGACTTCGGGGTCTTATGTTTTGGCGATGGTCGTATTTTTTGCCAGTGTGCTGGTTCCCCTGCTAAAGATGATTGCACTTGCAATACTTGCCGGTTCAGTGCAAATGGGCTCTGTCAGATATCGACGGACTCGCACGCGGCTTTATCGCTTGATAGAGTTCGCTGGCCGCTGGTCTATGCTCGATATTTACGTCGTAACAATTCTTGTGGCGCTGGTTCAGGTGAGTACACTCGCATCGATTCATGCCGGGCCTGGTGCAGCGGCATTTGGCGCAGTGGTAGTACTTACCATGTTTTCTGCTACAAGTTTTGACCCACGATTGATCTGGGATACACAGGAGGAAGCATCATAG
- a CDS encoding AAA family ATPase has product MDAVTAPFITSAHAAFNSLRDYLNDQILGQENLVERLLVALLADGHLLVEGPPGLAKTRAIKALAHGLEADFQRVQFTPDMLPADLTGSDIYRPQEGEFHFQRGPLFHNLILADEVNRAPAKVQSALLEAMGEHQISVGTNTYRLPGLFLVMATQNPIEHEGTYPLPEAQLDRFMLNTLVDYPDRATTLRIMALSRHEAQEAKELSPPPRLLSQELVFIARREVLGLTLVDSVAEYIAALVEATRKPEKYSPKLTEWLRWGASPRAAIAMERGARALAWLEGRDYVSPEDVQAIAPDALRHRLLLDYTAQARGVTTKECITELLQQVPVP; this is encoded by the coding sequence ATGGATGCAGTTACAGCGCCCTTTATCACTTCTGCGCATGCGGCTTTCAACAGTCTGCGAGACTATCTTAACGACCAGATTTTGGGACAGGAAAACCTGGTCGAACGTCTGTTGGTGGCCCTGCTTGCTGATGGCCACTTACTGGTTGAAGGGCCGCCGGGATTAGCCAAGACTCGTGCCATCAAAGCTCTGGCCCATGGCCTGGAGGCCGATTTCCAGCGCGTGCAGTTCACGCCGGACATGTTACCGGCAGATCTCACTGGATCCGACATCTATCGTCCTCAGGAAGGTGAATTCCATTTCCAGCGCGGCCCACTGTTTCATAATCTGATTTTGGCAGATGAGGTGAACCGTGCACCTGCCAAAGTTCAATCAGCCCTGCTTGAAGCCATGGGTGAACATCAGATCAGCGTTGGCACCAATACCTATCGTCTGCCCGGCCTGTTTCTGGTGATGGCAACCCAAAATCCGATTGAACATGAAGGCACCTACCCCCTCCCAGAGGCACAGTTAGACCGATTCATGCTCAACACCCTGGTGGATTATCCCGACCGTGCTACCACCTTACGCATCATGGCGTTATCACGGCACGAAGCTCAGGAGGCCAAGGAACTATCACCCCCTCCCAGATTATTGTCACAGGAATTAGTCTTTATTGCTCGCCGTGAAGTACTGGGTCTCACGCTCGTCGATTCGGTAGCCGAATATATCGCCGCTCTGGTCGAAGCCACACGAAAACCTGAAAAATACAGCCCCAAACTGACCGAGTGGTTACGATGGGGTGCCAGTCCACGTGCAGCTATCGCCATGGAGCGGGGAGCCAGGGCACTTGCATGGTTAGAGGGACGAGACTATGTTAGCCCGGAAGATGTTCAGGCTATCGCCCCTGATGCACTCCGCCATCGATTATTACTGGATTACACAGCCCAAGCCCGTGGTGTAACGACCAAGGAGTGCATCACTGAATTGCTGCAACAGGTTCCAGTCCCATGA
- a CDS encoding paraquat-inducible protein A — MANNLDTSSVTFVACQECDLLHRHATLPPKGVARCVRCGAFLYRQAPSDSNERALALALTACILFVIANIYPIFGLEVQGTHTSTTLFGAVESLWDDNSRAVATLVFFTTIFVPAAELIGLTWVLVVLRSGSQGWGAVPILHFIERVKPWGMVEVFLLGVLVSLVKLAHIAIIEPGMALFTFGALMVFIAASAASFDADAAWVQLEAVN; from the coding sequence ATGGCTAATAATCTGGATACGAGTTCAGTTACTTTTGTAGCTTGTCAAGAATGCGATTTATTACATCGTCATGCGACGCTGCCGCCAAAAGGTGTGGCGCGTTGTGTACGCTGCGGTGCATTTCTTTATCGGCAAGCACCATCAGATTCCAATGAACGAGCGCTGGCACTGGCGCTGACGGCATGTATTCTATTTGTGATAGCTAATATATACCCTATATTTGGTTTGGAAGTACAAGGGACTCACACCAGCACCACACTCTTCGGTGCGGTGGAGTCACTGTGGGATGACAACTCACGTGCGGTAGCCACCTTGGTATTCTTTACTACAATTTTCGTGCCGGCGGCTGAACTTATCGGACTCACATGGGTGCTTGTAGTGCTGCGTAGCGGTTCGCAGGGATGGGGAGCTGTTCCAATCCTTCATTTTATTGAGAGAGTCAAGCCATGGGGCATGGTAGAGGTGTTTTTGCTCGGTGTTCTGGTGTCGTTGGTAAAACTTGCGCATATCGCGATAATTGAACCAGGAATGGCCCTGTTTACCTTTGGTGCATTGATGGTATTTATTGCAGCGTCTGCCGCTTCGTTCGATGCTGATGCCGCTTGGGTGCAGTTGGAGGCAGTAAATTGA
- a CDS encoding DUF4381 domain-containing protein, whose protein sequence is MVENNTDWLSKLAPPHAPTPAGWWPPAPGWWALALILLIISGIIIYRNSRHKTHLSRIALRELKQLESTSINDVQLASELEHLMRRYALAIYGREYVANLSGDTWLAFIASHGAKEMTGEAGKSFLCAAYGSQVKTDRTQWLQGARNFLRRY, encoded by the coding sequence ATGGTAGAAAATAACACTGACTGGCTCTCCAAACTGGCTCCACCACATGCACCAACACCCGCAGGCTGGTGGCCACCTGCACCGGGTTGGTGGGCATTAGCGCTCATTCTGCTAATTATTTCCGGGATCATCATCTACCGAAATTCTCGTCATAAAACCCACCTTAGTCGCATCGCCTTACGCGAACTCAAACAACTGGAATCCACCTCTATCAATGATGTTCAGCTTGCCAGCGAACTGGAGCATCTGATGCGCCGCTATGCGCTTGCCATCTATGGCAGAGAGTATGTGGCCAACTTGAGTGGCGACACCTGGCTGGCCTTTATTGCCAGTCATGGGGCCAAGGAAATGACTGGAGAAGCCGGTAAAAGCTTTTTATGTGCCGCATATGGCAGCCAGGTAAAAACTGATCGTACACAATGGTTGCAAGGTGCCAGAAACTTCTTGAGGCGCTATTGA
- a CDS encoding glycoside hydrolase family 15 protein, with protein sequence MNNVSVQTPNLEAPGSPGISPTWCSSAKEAVGCALGPSRVWFTIGGGIVNEVYYPRIDIPQIRDLGFIVADNQGFWVEVKRLDSHKLVWAAQGIPAIEIVHQHDRFTLTLRITPDPQRDVLLVDVQLDGDASLRPYVLLAPHLGGSGNNNQAEVSTYRGRRILWAEQGPFGLALAAVEKNQLDAWGCASAGYVGTSDGWQDFNRHGRMQWQYAGAGPGNVALTGELPRQATLALGFAGSKESAATLAVSALLQPFNEPWQQQIDDWTTWHRCCEKQNDGLHSIPDLLRDQFFTSAMVLRSHQDKIYPGAMVASLSIPWGNTRDERGGYHLVWPRDLVESAGALLALGAEDEARDILRYLITTQHADGHWYQNQWLGGKPYWQGMQLD encoded by the coding sequence ATGAATAATGTATCTGTGCAAACCCCCAACCTAGAAGCGCCTGGCAGTCCGGGTATCTCGCCTACATGGTGTAGCAGCGCCAAGGAAGCGGTTGGCTGTGCATTAGGGCCTTCGCGTGTATGGTTCACCATCGGTGGCGGCATCGTGAACGAAGTATATTACCCGCGCATCGATATTCCGCAGATTCGTGACCTTGGTTTCATCGTCGCTGACAATCAAGGTTTTTGGGTAGAGGTGAAGCGTTTAGACAGCCATAAGCTGGTTTGGGCAGCTCAAGGCATCCCGGCAATAGAAATCGTTCATCAACATGACCGTTTCACACTTACGCTGAGGATAACACCTGATCCCCAGCGCGACGTATTGCTTGTGGATGTCCAACTTGATGGCGATGCTAGCCTGCGACCATATGTACTTCTCGCTCCACACCTGGGTGGAAGTGGAAATAACAACCAAGCCGAAGTAAGCACCTATCGCGGCCGCCGTATACTGTGGGCAGAACAAGGCCCTTTTGGTTTGGCCCTGGCTGCGGTAGAAAAAAACCAGCTCGATGCATGGGGTTGCGCAAGTGCGGGATACGTAGGTACCAGCGATGGCTGGCAAGACTTCAATCGCCATGGCCGCATGCAATGGCAGTACGCCGGCGCTGGTCCCGGAAACGTGGCGCTAACGGGTGAGCTTCCTCGGCAAGCGACCCTTGCCCTTGGTTTCGCCGGCAGCAAGGAATCGGCAGCGACCCTGGCAGTTTCCGCCCTACTGCAACCCTTTAATGAACCTTGGCAACAACAGATCGACGACTGGACGACTTGGCATCGTTGCTGCGAAAAGCAGAACGACGGCCTGCACAGCATTCCAGATCTGCTGCGTGACCAATTCTTCACTTCGGCCATGGTATTGCGCTCCCACCAGGACAAAATCTACCCCGGAGCGATGGTGGCAAGTCTGAGTATTCCCTGGGGTAACACGCGCGACGAACGCGGCGGCTACCACCTCGTATGGCCACGAGATTTGGTTGAAAGTGCAGGTGCATTATTAGCCCTCGGCGCCGAAGATGAAGCGCGGGACATACTGCGCTATCTCATCACAACCCAACATGCCGATGGGCACTGGTATCAAAATCAGTGGCTCGGTGGAAAACCCTACTGGCAGGGCATGCAACTTGACTAA
- a CDS encoding PqiC family protein has product MMRLAVLIISIMVLAACATPEKTNFYVLSSESPPPVKAVSKPEYRVVIEPATLPEALDRPQIVLRVAPNRYSISDAERWSESLKREIPRVIAEAVGQQLPVAHVAVDLQQGGQGADYFVLIDVLRFESVPGDSITLEAAWSVRNRSGKRLREARSVLVEKVANPGVAPLISAHAKALNALGLKIAHAINSIVHEQ; this is encoded by the coding sequence ATGATGCGTCTGGCAGTTTTGATCATATCTATCATGGTGCTGGCAGCTTGCGCGACACCAGAGAAAACAAATTTTTATGTGCTTTCCAGTGAGTCGCCACCGCCAGTAAAAGCGGTAAGCAAGCCTGAATATCGCGTTGTAATTGAACCTGCAACCTTGCCAGAGGCTTTGGACCGACCCCAAATTGTGCTCCGTGTAGCGCCGAATCGTTACAGTATTTCTGATGCCGAACGATGGTCTGAGTCCTTGAAACGCGAGATCCCCCGCGTTATCGCAGAAGCGGTTGGGCAGCAACTGCCAGTAGCCCATGTTGCGGTAGATTTGCAGCAAGGCGGACAGGGTGCGGATTACTTTGTGCTGATAGATGTGTTGCGGTTCGAGTCAGTACCGGGTGATTCCATCACATTGGAAGCTGCGTGGAGTGTGCGAAACAGATCAGGAAAGCGTTTACGCGAAGCGCGTTCTGTCTTGGTTGAAAAGGTAGCGAATCCCGGTGTGGCGCCATTAATCTCCGCACATGCAAAAGCACTTAACGCGCTGGGGCTGAAAATTGCCCATGCGATCAACTCAATCGTACATGAACAATAA